Below is a genomic region from Bacteroidales bacterium.
CCGCTGAAGCACCTTTCAGTACTTTATCCTGTCCGGTCTCAAATAACCGTTTCATATTGACAATGTTGCGCATGAAGCTATACCATGAAGGATTGGTTTTCTGGACAAGTGGTTTGATCAAAGGATAGGTAGTTTTCCTTGCTCTTGAAAAAAGCGTATCAATAGTAATCGCTGATATCTGTTGCAATATCTCCCGGTTGGTCACCAGGGTAAACCCTACTCCCCGTTGCCGGCTTGTTGGCGGCGTCCGGGAAGCTGCTTCCAGTATCATATCAAGCATCTGATCGGGGACGGGTCCCTTGATAAATGTCCGGTTAACATGGTGAGACCTGATCAGTAATAGTATCTGATCGGGTGACGGTAACCGGTGCGTATCTATCGGACGCACTTTCTCCACAGGAAAATGCGAATGATTGATAGAATGTGTCGGACATACGGCAACACAAAGTCCGCATTGTACACACTTGGTGATCCTTAACAATTCAATTTCTGCCGTCGAAATAGTTTGCCTGAAAATACGGGAAGTACATACATGGATACATTTCCTGCATTTGATACAGGTGCTCTGGTCAATATTCAGTGTCATAAAGTAGTGAGTGTGTGTGATGGTTTTTATTTCTGTGTTTAATACAAATACATTTTCCTGAATTTTTCTAAATCTACATTCAATATCTTTTCCAGATAGGTTTCTACGGTACCATGGTCTTGCCTGATCCGGTCAATTCCTGCCTGTAAATATTCGCGTCTGACCTCATACAATGCTCCC
It encodes:
- a CDS encoding nitroreductase family protein, whose translation is MTLNIDQSTCIKCRKCIHVCTSRIFRQTISTAEIELLRITKCVQCGLCVAVCPTHSINHSHFPVEKVRPIDTHRLPSPDQILLLIRSHHVNRTFIKGPVPDQMLDMILEAASRTPPTSRQRGVGFTLVTNREILQQISAITIDTLFSRARKTTYPLIKPLVQKTNPSWYSFMRNIVNMKRLFETGQDKVLKGASAVIFIHARDNARFGNQDCNLAYQTASLMAESLGIGHFYTSFVCLGTKEDKKQRINRLLGIDGVIHAGMALGMPAFKIPNYIEKSDVVVNRI